A DNA window from Tamandua tetradactyla isolate mTamTet1 chromosome 22, mTamTet1.pri, whole genome shotgun sequence contains the following coding sequences:
- the IL2 gene encoding interleukin-2 has translation MYKMQLVACIALTFVLITKSAPAFSSTKETQQQLEQLLLDLQMLSKIVNNSKNLKLPKMLTFKFYMPKKVTELKHLQCLVEELKPLENVINLAQSKTLHLSHHKDLISNINVTVLELKGSETTFICEYDDEAATIVEFLDKWIIFCQSIISTLTR, from the exons ATGTACAAGATGCAGCTCGTGGCTTGCATTGCACTAACTTTTGTACTCATCACGAAGAGCGCACCTGCTTTCAGCTCTACAAAGGAAACCCAGCAGCAACTGGAGCAATTACTACTGGATTTACAGATGCTTTCCAAAATTGTTAAT AATTCTAAGAATCTCAAACTCCCGAAGATGCTGACATTCAAATTTTACATGCCTAAGAAG GTTACAGAGTTGAAACATCTTCAGTGTCTAGTAGAAGAACTCAAACCTCTGGAGAATGTGATAAATTTGGCTCAAAGCAAAACGCTTCACTTGAGTCATCACAAGGACTTAATCAGTAATATCAATGTCACAGTTCTGGAACTAAAG GGATCTGAAACAACATTCATATGTGAATATGATGATGAGGCAGCAACCATTGTAGAATTTCTGGACAAATGGATTATCTTTTGTCAAAGCATCATCTCAACATTGACTCGATAA